A genomic segment from Drosophila miranda strain MSH22 chromosome 3, D.miranda_PacBio2.1, whole genome shotgun sequence encodes:
- the LOC108160764 gene encoding NADH dehydrogenase [ubiquinone] 1 alpha subcomplex assembly factor 3 translates to MIAQTLRAVVQRSRSFVFPHGSCRMLHSGIAVNFSKAYDYDGKTKVTIFNTETDLGLMITGYSQYGFRLNNDMVLIGPISVFPRSVLSWNVNTFEDINEESLSLFPTLDPKIDVLIIGIGDQSPTPPLSKRIIEFMKKHKINVEVLRTEQACATFNFLNAENRMVACALIPPLHISYNENDILQTKLKQKELYETD, encoded by the exons ATGATTGCGCAAACCTTAAGAGCCGTTGTTCAAAGAAGCCGGAGCTTCGTCTTTCCACACGGCTCCTGTCGTATGCTGCACAGCGGCATAGCTGTtaacttcagcaaggcatacGACTACGATGGCAAAACAAAAGTCACAATATTCAATACAGAAACGGACCTAGGACTTATGATTACTGGTTATAGTCAATATGGGTTCAGACTCAACAACGACATGGTCCTAATTGGTCCAATCAGTGTTTTTCCTAG GTCAGTCCTTTCTTGGAATGTAAACACGTTCGAGGACATCAACGAAGAAAGCCTCAGCTTGTTCCCTACTCTGGATCCGAAAATTGATGTTCTCATAATTGGCATTGGAGACCAAAGCCCGACGCCGCCGCTGTCCAAGCGGATCATAGAGTTCATGAAGAAACACAAAATAAACGTTGAGGTTCTTCGAACGGAGCAG GCTTGTGCTACTTTCAACTTTCTTAATGCTGAGAACAGAATGGTGGCATGCGCCCTCATACCCCCCCTGCATATATCATATAATGAGAACGACATTTTGCAAACGAAGCTAAAGCAGAAGGAACTGTATGAGACCGATTAA